The following are encoded together in the Kribbella sp. CA-293567 genome:
- a CDS encoding M36 family metallopeptidase, with translation MREQSRRRKAIAAVTATGAVLALGLSFTSAAGAAPAGNSAANAVPGNLKLIKTKTSLLGKHHWYQQTFKGLPVVGGYYAQHVDKSGKVQVADGRDAVPADLDVSAKVPSATATKSANTVVTARAARNRSAGGKNVTPTPAAAQGAARLAVLGGPNAKLVWNVTSRSSEGASRSLVDAKTGTVVESKVISDNAEGRGSVFDPSPSVTLKNEDLLDNNDKNSNQLFLAQKNVILRNLDGSGYLNGPYVNIKEAKGGVAYNKNNNFVFQRANDKFEQVMAYYQVNQTQEYIHSLGFTEVNNESQDFSINTFDGDNSFYDPSIDMITMGEGGVDDAEDAEVIWHEYGHAIQDDIVPGYGESAEAGAMGEGFGDYWAVTMSIPVSKNYDLPCVMDWDATSYTDGPKHCLRRTDTGKTTDDMVGQVHADGEIWSNALWDIHNALGRNKANKVILQGTFFYAPDTSFADAARVTVQSARLLYGKAAAEQVTNAFKARKIL, from the coding sequence ATGAGGGAGCAATCGCGTCGCCGCAAGGCGATCGCAGCCGTCACCGCCACTGGCGCGGTGCTGGCACTCGGGCTGTCGTTCACCAGCGCCGCGGGGGCAGCGCCGGCGGGCAACTCGGCCGCCAACGCGGTGCCGGGCAACCTGAAGCTGATCAAGACCAAGACGTCGCTGCTCGGCAAGCACCACTGGTACCAGCAGACCTTCAAGGGGCTGCCGGTCGTCGGTGGGTACTACGCGCAGCACGTCGACAAGTCGGGCAAGGTGCAGGTCGCCGACGGCCGCGACGCCGTACCGGCCGACCTCGACGTGAGCGCCAAGGTGCCGTCGGCAACGGCCACCAAGAGCGCGAACACGGTGGTCACCGCGCGCGCCGCGCGGAACCGGAGCGCGGGTGGCAAGAACGTCACCCCGACGCCGGCCGCGGCCCAGGGAGCGGCCCGGTTGGCCGTCCTCGGCGGCCCGAACGCCAAGCTGGTGTGGAACGTGACCTCCCGGTCGTCCGAGGGCGCCAGCCGGTCGCTCGTCGACGCGAAGACCGGCACGGTGGTCGAGTCCAAGGTGATCAGCGACAACGCCGAGGGTCGCGGGTCGGTGTTCGACCCCAGCCCGAGCGTGACGCTGAAGAACGAGGACCTGCTCGACAACAACGACAAGAACTCCAACCAGCTGTTCCTGGCGCAGAAGAACGTCATCCTGCGCAACCTGGACGGCTCGGGCTACCTGAACGGCCCCTACGTCAACATCAAGGAGGCCAAGGGCGGCGTCGCGTACAACAAGAACAACAACTTCGTCTTCCAGCGCGCGAACGACAAGTTCGAGCAGGTGATGGCGTACTACCAGGTCAACCAGACCCAGGAGTACATCCACTCGCTCGGCTTCACCGAGGTGAACAACGAGTCGCAGGACTTCTCGATCAACACCTTCGACGGTGACAACTCGTTCTACGACCCGTCGATCGACATGATCACGATGGGCGAGGGTGGGGTCGACGACGCCGAGGACGCCGAGGTGATCTGGCACGAGTACGGTCACGCGATCCAGGACGACATCGTGCCCGGGTACGGCGAATCGGCCGAGGCCGGCGCGATGGGCGAGGGCTTCGGCGACTACTGGGCCGTGACGATGTCGATCCCGGTCAGCAAGAACTACGACCTGCCGTGCGTGATGGACTGGGACGCCACGTCGTACACCGACGGCCCGAAGCACTGCCTGCGGCGCACCGACACCGGCAAGACCACCGACGACATGGTCGGCCAGGTGCACGCCGACGGTGAGATCTGGTCCAACGCGCTGTGGGACATCCACAACGCGCTCGGCCGGAACAAGGCCAACAAGGTGATCCTGCAGGGCACCTTCTTCTACGCGCCGGACACCTCGTTCGCCGACGCCGCGCGGGTGACCGTGCAGTCGGCTCGTCTGCTCTACGGCAAGGCGGCCGCCGAGCAGGTCACCAACGCCTTCAAGGCCCGCAAGATCCTCTGA
- a CDS encoding type IV secretion system protein, translating into MRARRRLQTALTTLAVTTIIFCQTALAADPDTGPTNPTGFGDLLPTPDLTGGDTRTLFEQYSPTAYGLDFETSFRDPIQAVFNGYAHMVMMYIVAITRAAISVGWWLFSFTDIKPLTDTAAAAIGTVNTEFVGWLLPSALAFGAIAAYAQRRASGSAMGQLVWVFAAGLLATSFAVAPSTWLTGVDGARQIGSDAVVGTSTQVLGDTVKVPMTMPEPSFSGTERDTLLRKSGDATWRAFAATPWCVAEFGSLAACERYGKGLLDKGTDGEARKEYIDNQVSKGEGGGDSSTVKWAKGENPFGRIGVLTLGAIAATLFAFLTISLAFTALMAFVGCMLLLVVGVLFACLWAIPGRTRQWGMNWFEALLGLVLQSILALLVFSTTLALVTAVFGLTDTLGWLPVSGLAIAVLIAGFRLRRLFESMSSMMRPGAGSLLMGGLARRGATGAVRRLMGAVGSRAASPTVGERVTGKGGAREASVEKATSVRIFRQAPALAGARARTAVSAQQRPAHEVSAGHDRRAIEASGSPKAAGSVGRADAQSAKAKERAQYVQAAAAGASSGGESRGASRRKTISVGYNPGGGVTSSAAAPSASTAGSAEAKRPRHARDTPQPQAGGRFEPRVHTHSASLREGPPKARERRRPAAGGTRRFREYSKVTKDGVTVMVPTRR; encoded by the coding sequence ATGAGAGCCCGGCGCAGACTCCAGACAGCCCTCACGACTCTGGCCGTCACCACCATCATCTTCTGCCAGACCGCGCTGGCCGCTGACCCCGACACAGGCCCCACCAATCCCACCGGCTTCGGAGATCTTCTGCCGACCCCGGACCTGACCGGGGGCGACACTCGGACCCTCTTCGAGCAGTACAGCCCAACGGCGTACGGCCTCGACTTCGAGACCAGCTTCAGAGATCCGATCCAAGCTGTCTTCAACGGGTATGCGCACATGGTGATGATGTACATCGTGGCGATCACTCGGGCCGCGATCTCGGTTGGATGGTGGCTCTTCTCGTTCACCGACATCAAGCCGTTGACGGACACGGCGGCCGCCGCGATCGGTACGGTCAACACCGAATTCGTCGGCTGGTTGTTGCCGTCGGCGTTGGCTTTCGGCGCGATCGCCGCCTATGCGCAGCGTCGTGCGAGCGGCAGCGCGATGGGACAGTTGGTCTGGGTGTTCGCGGCGGGCTTGTTGGCAACCAGTTTCGCTGTCGCGCCGTCGACCTGGCTCACCGGAGTCGACGGGGCGCGTCAGATCGGTTCTGATGCTGTGGTCGGTACTTCGACCCAGGTCCTCGGTGACACTGTGAAGGTTCCGATGACCATGCCGGAGCCGAGCTTCTCGGGTACTGAGCGCGACACACTTCTTCGGAAGTCCGGTGATGCGACTTGGCGAGCATTTGCGGCGACTCCGTGGTGCGTGGCCGAGTTCGGTTCGCTAGCTGCATGTGAGCGCTACGGCAAGGGCCTGCTGGACAAGGGAACAGACGGCGAGGCTCGCAAGGAGTACATCGACAACCAGGTCAGCAAGGGGGAGGGCGGCGGAGATTCCTCCACGGTCAAGTGGGCGAAGGGAGAAAACCCCTTCGGCCGCATCGGTGTACTCACCCTCGGCGCCATCGCTGCGACTCTGTTCGCGTTTCTGACCATCTCGCTGGCTTTCACCGCCTTGATGGCTTTTGTCGGTTGCATGCTCTTGCTGGTGGTCGGTGTGCTCTTCGCTTGTTTGTGGGCCATTCCGGGGCGCACCAGACAGTGGGGGATGAACTGGTTCGAAGCGCTGCTCGGACTCGTCTTGCAATCAATCCTGGCGTTGCTGGTGTTCTCGACGACCCTCGCCTTGGTAACGGCGGTCTTCGGTCTTACCGACACCCTTGGATGGCTGCCGGTGAGCGGCCTGGCTATCGCTGTTCTGATCGCCGGCTTCCGGCTCCGCCGGCTCTTCGAGAGCATGAGCTCGATGATGCGGCCAGGTGCAGGAAGCCTTCTGATGGGCGGACTGGCGCGTCGCGGAGCGACGGGTGCCGTGCGCCGCCTCATGGGAGCTGTGGGAAGCCGTGCGGCCAGCCCGACTGTTGGTGAGCGCGTGACCGGCAAGGGAGGCGCTCGCGAAGCGAGTGTCGAGAAGGCGACTTCTGTTCGGATCTTCCGGCAAGCCCCGGCGCTTGCTGGTGCTCGAGCTCGAACTGCTGTCAGTGCGCAGCAACGGCCAGCACATGAGGTTTCGGCCGGCCACGATCGGCGTGCGATCGAGGCATCCGGCAGTCCCAAGGCTGCTGGGTCCGTCGGTCGCGCCGACGCTCAGTCGGCCAAGGCCAAGGAACGAGCTCAGTACGTGCAGGCAGCAGCCGCAGGTGCCAGCTCAGGTGGTGAGAGTCGCGGAGCAAGTCGACGCAAGACGATCTCCGTCGGCTACAACCCGGGCGGCGGAGTGACCTCGTCCGCTGCGGCTCCTTCGGCGTCTACTGCCGGCTCAGCTGAGGCCAAGCGTCCCCGGCATGCCAGAGATACTCCTCAGCCGCAGGCCGGCGGTCGATTCGAACCGCGCGTGCACACCCATTCGGCCAGCTTGCGCGAGGGTCCGCCGAAGGCTCGGGAGCGTAGACGTCCCGCTGCCGGCGGCACTCGCCGATTTCGCGAGTATTCCAAGGTGACCAAGGACGGCGTGACCGTCATGGTGCCGACCCGCAGGTGA
- a CDS encoding winged helix DNA-binding domain-containing protein: MTKLSLQALNRATLARQWLIERRSATALEAIEHLVGMQAQSPLAPYVGLWTRLTGFDPAELAGLLESRRAVRGSMMRATIHLVSSRDFLAIRGLVQPRLEREVYANQTYGRHRLEGVDLDAVLAAGTARMTEAPATAVQLREHLATLFPDHDAPSLAHAVRCLLPTIQIPPRGIWGKGGNPTMTTADLWLDAPIDPTPDIDRLVLRYLAAYGPASVADAQAWSGLTRLAEVFARLDLVTYTHADTGRTLYDLPDTPLPHEDTEVPTRFLPEYDNLLLSHADRTRWLPDADRTRLTLQEVLTRGSVLHNGHPAALWKLTNHPKSRTTLEIEPLTAVSKAARDAIEAEAQNLLAFTRPTAATTEIRFLG, translated from the coding sequence ATGACGAAGTTGAGTCTCCAAGCCCTGAACCGCGCGACCCTCGCCCGCCAGTGGCTGATCGAACGCCGCTCCGCCACCGCGCTGGAGGCGATCGAGCACCTGGTCGGCATGCAGGCCCAGAGCCCGCTCGCGCCGTACGTCGGCCTGTGGACCCGCCTCACCGGCTTCGACCCCGCGGAACTGGCCGGCCTGCTGGAGTCGCGCCGAGCGGTCCGCGGTTCGATGATGCGAGCCACCATCCACCTGGTCTCCAGCCGCGACTTCCTGGCGATCCGCGGACTGGTCCAGCCCCGCCTGGAACGCGAGGTCTACGCCAACCAGACCTACGGCCGCCACCGCCTCGAGGGCGTCGACCTGGACGCCGTCCTCGCCGCCGGCACAGCCCGGATGACCGAGGCGCCGGCCACCGCGGTACAACTCCGCGAACACCTGGCCACCCTCTTCCCCGACCACGACGCCCCGTCCCTGGCGCACGCCGTACGCTGCCTGCTCCCCACCATCCAGATCCCGCCCCGAGGCATCTGGGGCAAGGGCGGCAACCCCACCATGACCACCGCCGACCTCTGGCTGGACGCCCCCATCGACCCCACCCCCGACATCGACCGCCTGGTCCTCCGCTACCTGGCCGCCTACGGCCCCGCCTCGGTAGCCGACGCCCAAGCCTGGTCCGGCCTCACCCGCCTAGCCGAAGTCTTCGCCCGCCTCGACCTCGTCACCTACACCCACGCCGACACAGGCCGCACCCTCTACGACCTCCCCGACACCCCCCTCCCCCATGAGGACACCGAAGTCCCCACCCGCTTCCTCCCGGAGTACGACAACCTCCTCCTCTCCCACGCCGACCGAACCCGCTGGCTCCCCGACGCCGACCGAACCCGCCTAACCCTCCAAGAAGTCCTCACCCGAGGCTCAGTCCTCCACAACGGCCACCCCGCCGCCCTGTGGAAACTCACCAACCACCCGAAGTCTCGGACCACATTGGAGATCGAACCCCTCACGGCCGTCTCCAAAGCTGCTCGGGACGCCATAGAAGCCGAAGCCCAGAACCTCCTGGCTTTCACCCGCCCTACCGCCGCCACTACCGAGATCAGGTTCCTCGGCTAG
- a CDS encoding oxidoreductase: MSWSTSDIPDLTGRRALVTGATSGLGYETALELLRHGAEVTIAARNPEKSEQAAAKLTAASGGTAQILALDLADLQGVATAAERFAKEHDSLDLLVNNAGVMAPPYRQTVDGFELQVGTNHLGHFALTAHLLPLLLKASNPRVVTVSSFMHKTVGSIGQGDLRAEHGYSKWDAYGKSKLANLLFMLELDRRARAAGSPLVSVAAHPGFARTHLQSSGPQLGGVSLESRILGFGTRLVAQSAAAGAWPSLYAGTAPAVPSGSYYGPALFEVRGKPKLVQPTKAAQDPELAKHLWGWSVEATGVDLF; the protein is encoded by the coding sequence ATGAGCTGGAGCACTTCGGACATCCCTGACCTGACCGGCCGTCGAGCCCTCGTCACCGGCGCGACCAGCGGCCTCGGCTACGAGACCGCCCTCGAACTCCTCCGGCACGGGGCCGAGGTGACGATCGCCGCGCGCAATCCGGAGAAGTCCGAGCAGGCCGCCGCGAAGCTCACGGCCGCTTCCGGGGGAACAGCCCAGATCCTCGCGCTCGACCTGGCCGACCTCCAAGGCGTCGCGACTGCCGCCGAGCGGTTTGCCAAGGAGCACGACAGTCTCGACCTTCTGGTCAACAACGCCGGCGTGATGGCACCGCCGTACCGGCAGACCGTGGACGGTTTCGAGCTGCAGGTCGGTACGAACCACCTCGGCCACTTCGCTCTCACCGCGCACCTGCTGCCACTGTTGCTGAAGGCATCGAACCCGCGCGTCGTCACGGTCAGCTCGTTCATGCACAAGACCGTGGGCAGCATCGGTCAGGGCGACCTCCGCGCGGAGCACGGCTACTCGAAGTGGGACGCGTACGGGAAGTCCAAGCTCGCCAACCTGCTCTTCATGCTCGAGCTGGATCGCCGCGCCCGCGCAGCCGGGTCGCCGCTCGTCAGCGTCGCCGCCCATCCCGGGTTCGCGCGGACGCACCTGCAGAGCTCAGGCCCCCAGCTCGGTGGCGTCAGCCTCGAGTCCCGCATCCTCGGTTTCGGCACCAGGCTCGTCGCCCAGTCCGCCGCGGCAGGTGCCTGGCCCAGCCTGTACGCCGGTACGGCGCCCGCCGTGCCCTCCGGCTCGTACTACGGTCCCGCGCTGTTCGAGGTTCGCGGCAAACCCAAGCTGGTCCAGCCGACCAAGGCCGCCCAGGACCCCGAGCTCGCCAAGCACCTTTGGGGCTGGTCCGTCGAAGCCACTGGAGTCGACCTGTTCTAA
- a CDS encoding LamG-like jellyroll fold domain-containing protein — protein MEFRRRAVAAAVAGLLAASALATGNQQALAQQPQQSAAAEVAVPPLSTPWTDDVSPANALPEYPRPQLTRSKWQNLNGLWEFAPAAVGEAPPFGKTLAEQVLVPYPIESALSGLQRHEDRMWYRRTFTVPSSWKGQRLILHFGAVDYDAKVWVNGRQVATHRGGYDGFDVDVTNVLRRSGPQELIVWAEDLTDETFQPIGKQREVGDRGIFYQGSSGIWRTVWMEPVARSAIDRLQLTPDVPGSSFKLTADTSGPAGLDVEATAYDGSKIVGKVKGKADTELTLPIKSPKLWSPDSPFLYTLKVKLVDRGKTQDEVGSYAGLRSVGKLKGADGKLRLALNGKILFNLSTLDQGFWPDGLNTAPTDEALRFDLEQHKVLGFNTVRKHIKVEPDRWYHHADKLGLMVWQDMPSAKTDPIPGPWREQFKAELHEMIEEHKSFTSITTWVPFNEGWGEWDLAETGRIADSVKAQDPSRLVNAHSGVNCCDSLGDSGRGDMIDHHAYLGPATPAPTADRVAVDGEHGGFGLKTPDHMWFGDGFAYEMTPDQATLTRRYVENQRDVLRSANSCGISGSVYTQITDVEGELNGFFTYDRQLPKMDFAQVREINRAIIQGADGTGTSGPTPPPGTPGADGIHFYPLDGTTEDAVGTQDATLQGGAAFGPGKNGQGVVLDGSDQFVDAGARLLDTSGNYTATAWVKLNKADGAFQTVVSQDGDRDSAFFLQYSGADQRFAMSFPGQRALAPTKPTPGQWYHLSGVRDAAKGELRLYVDGELVATKSACSLDATSTGNSVIGRGKFGGNPVDYLDGTVDQVHFFDRALGDEEVRALHTSGR, from the coding sequence ATGGAGTTCAGACGCCGCGCGGTGGCGGCCGCGGTCGCAGGCCTGCTGGCCGCGTCCGCGCTCGCCACCGGCAACCAACAGGCACTCGCCCAGCAGCCGCAACAGTCCGCAGCCGCCGAGGTCGCGGTGCCGCCACTCAGTACGCCGTGGACCGACGACGTGTCGCCGGCCAACGCCCTGCCGGAGTACCCGCGACCGCAGCTGACCAGGTCGAAGTGGCAGAACCTCAACGGTCTTTGGGAGTTCGCCCCGGCCGCCGTCGGCGAAGCGCCACCGTTCGGCAAGACGCTGGCCGAGCAGGTGCTCGTGCCCTACCCGATCGAGTCCGCGCTGTCCGGACTCCAGCGGCACGAGGACCGAATGTGGTACCGCCGGACCTTCACCGTGCCGAGCAGCTGGAAGGGACAGCGGCTGATCCTGCACTTCGGGGCGGTCGACTACGACGCGAAGGTCTGGGTGAACGGCCGCCAGGTCGCCACCCACCGCGGCGGCTACGACGGCTTCGACGTGGACGTCACGAACGTGCTGAGAAGGTCCGGCCCGCAGGAGCTGATCGTCTGGGCCGAGGACCTCACCGACGAGACCTTCCAGCCGATCGGCAAGCAGCGCGAGGTCGGCGACCGCGGCATCTTCTACCAGGGCAGCTCCGGCATCTGGCGGACCGTCTGGATGGAGCCCGTCGCCCGCTCCGCGATCGACCGCCTGCAGCTCACCCCCGACGTGCCCGGCAGTTCGTTCAAGCTCACCGCCGACACCAGTGGGCCGGCCGGGCTCGACGTGGAGGCGACGGCGTACGACGGCAGCAAGATCGTCGGCAAGGTCAAGGGCAAGGCCGACACCGAGCTGACCCTGCCGATCAAGAGCCCGAAGCTCTGGTCGCCCGACAGCCCCTTCCTCTACACCCTCAAGGTCAAGCTGGTGGACCGCGGCAAGACCCAGGACGAGGTCGGCTCGTACGCCGGGCTGCGGTCGGTCGGCAAGCTGAAAGGTGCCGACGGCAAGCTCCGGCTCGCGCTCAACGGCAAGATCCTGTTCAACCTGTCCACCCTCGACCAGGGGTTCTGGCCGGACGGGCTGAACACCGCGCCGACCGACGAGGCGCTCCGCTTCGATCTCGAACAGCACAAGGTGCTCGGCTTCAACACCGTGCGCAAGCACATCAAGGTCGAACCGGACCGCTGGTACCACCACGCGGACAAGCTCGGCCTGATGGTCTGGCAGGACATGCCGTCGGCCAAGACCGACCCGATCCCGGGGCCGTGGCGCGAACAGTTCAAGGCCGAGCTGCACGAGATGATCGAGGAGCACAAGAGCTTCACCTCGATCACCACCTGGGTCCCGTTCAACGAGGGCTGGGGCGAGTGGGACCTGGCCGAGACCGGCCGGATCGCGGACAGCGTGAAGGCGCAGGACCCGTCCCGCCTGGTCAACGCGCACAGCGGCGTGAACTGCTGCGACTCGCTGGGTGACTCCGGCCGGGGCGACATGATCGACCATCACGCGTACCTCGGCCCGGCGACGCCGGCGCCGACCGCCGACCGGGTCGCGGTCGACGGCGAGCACGGTGGATTCGGTCTGAAGACCCCTGACCACATGTGGTTCGGCGACGGGTTCGCCTACGAGATGACGCCGGACCAGGCCACGCTCACCCGCCGGTACGTCGAGAACCAGCGCGACGTCCTGCGGTCGGCGAACTCCTGTGGCATCAGCGGTTCGGTCTACACCCAGATCACCGATGTCGAGGGTGAGCTGAACGGCTTCTTCACCTACGACCGGCAGCTCCCGAAGATGGACTTCGCGCAGGTCCGCGAGATCAACCGGGCGATCATCCAGGGCGCCGACGGCACCGGTACCAGCGGTCCCACCCCACCGCCCGGTACGCCGGGGGCCGACGGCATCCACTTCTACCCGCTCGACGGTACGACGGAGGACGCGGTCGGCACTCAGGACGCCACCCTGCAAGGCGGAGCTGCCTTCGGTCCGGGCAAGAACGGGCAGGGCGTCGTACTGGACGGCTCTGATCAGTTCGTCGACGCCGGTGCGCGTCTGCTCGACACCTCCGGCAACTACACCGCGACGGCCTGGGTGAAACTCAACAAGGCCGATGGCGCCTTCCAGACGGTGGTCAGCCAGGACGGCGATCGCGACAGTGCCTTCTTCCTGCAGTACTCCGGCGCCGACCAGCGGTTCGCGATGAGCTTCCCCGGCCAGCGGGCGCTGGCGCCCACCAAGCCCACACCGGGCCAGTGGTACCACCTGAGCGGCGTCCGCGATGCCGCCAAGGGCGAGCTCAGGCTGTACGTCGACGGCGAACTGGTGGCCACCAAGAGCGCCTGCAGCCTCGACGCCACCTCGACCGGGAACAGCGTGATCGGCCGCGGCAAGTTCGGTGGCAACCCGGTCGACTACCTGGACGGCACGGTCGACCAGGTGCACTTCTTCGACCGCGCGCTCGGCGACGAGGAGGTGCGCGCGCTCCACACCTCAGGGCGCTGA
- a CDS encoding lactonase family protein encodes MGTSRRQFLGLTAAAVGSAAVGITSQASANASCRATGTLYLGTYTSQAGGGTGIGLASYDTVTGRLTSTGVLAGVQDPSFLILSPSGRNLYAVNEQATGGVTAVAVDSPGRLRVLNRQPNGGSAPCHLALVANGKYLLSANYSSGDLAVHPVKADGSLAARTDLVKHAGSAPHAHQVVQDPTGNYVLAVDLGTDSIYTYTINLGKLSLKSQATVKAGAGPRHLAFHPNGRYAYVANELDSTIVVCRYDGATGKVTPGAAQTTVPAGSPTNYPGEVIVSPDGRFVYLSNRGHNSVAVFAVESGGATLRRIGTPDCGGNWPRHVTLDPTGKLMFVSNQRSNNIATLQVDPHTGLLSAKASFTAPIPVCVLPG; translated from the coding sequence ATGGGTACGAGCCGCCGCCAGTTCCTCGGACTCACCGCTGCTGCCGTCGGCAGCGCAGCAGTCGGAATCACCAGCCAAGCCTCGGCGAACGCCAGTTGCCGAGCGACCGGGACGTTGTACCTCGGCACCTACACCTCCCAGGCGGGCGGTGGCACCGGTATCGGGCTGGCGTCGTACGACACCGTGACCGGCCGGCTCACCTCGACCGGCGTCCTCGCCGGCGTCCAGGATCCCTCGTTCCTGATCCTTTCGCCCTCCGGCCGCAACCTGTACGCCGTGAACGAGCAGGCGACCGGCGGCGTGACGGCGGTCGCGGTCGACTCGCCAGGCAGACTGCGCGTGCTCAACCGTCAGCCCAACGGCGGCAGCGCGCCCTGCCATCTCGCTCTGGTTGCCAACGGCAAGTATTTGCTGAGCGCCAACTACAGCTCCGGTGACCTCGCCGTCCATCCGGTGAAGGCCGATGGAAGCCTTGCCGCGCGGACGGACCTGGTCAAGCACGCGGGCTCGGCGCCGCACGCGCATCAGGTCGTCCAGGACCCGACCGGCAACTATGTGCTGGCCGTTGATCTCGGCACCGACTCGATCTACACCTACACGATCAACCTCGGCAAGCTGTCCCTGAAGAGCCAGGCAACGGTGAAGGCCGGGGCGGGACCGCGCCATCTCGCGTTCCACCCCAACGGCCGCTACGCCTACGTCGCCAACGAGCTCGACAGCACCATCGTCGTCTGCCGGTACGACGGCGCGACCGGCAAGGTCACACCGGGTGCCGCGCAGACCACCGTCCCGGCCGGCTCGCCGACGAACTACCCCGGCGAGGTGATCGTCTCGCCGGACGGCCGCTTCGTCTACCTGAGCAATCGCGGGCACAACAGCGTCGCCGTGTTCGCGGTCGAGTCCGGGGGAGCGACCCTGCGCCGAATCGGTACGCCGGACTGCGGCGGCAACTGGCCACGCCACGTGACCCTGGACCCGACCGGCAAGCTGATGTTCGTTTCCAATCAGCGTTCGAACAATATCGCTACTCTGCAGGTCGACCCCCACACCGGTCTGCTGAGCGCGAAGGCGAGCTTCACCGCCCCGATTCCCGTCTGCGTGCTGCCGGGCTGA